TAATTGACTACATCAAAGAAGTGGGAGAATTTGTAAAAATTGCCGATGGTACTCAGATTACCGCTTCGCAAATGTTAGAGCGGTTTCTATTTCCTGGGAATCAGCAATATTCACCTATTCATAAGCTATCTGGGGGTGAAAAACGGCGTTTATTTCTGTTGCGGGTGTTGATGAGTGCGCCGAACGTGTTGATTTTGGATGAACCAACTAATGATTTGGATGTTCAAACTCTCGCAGTGCTAGAAGATTATTTAGAAGATTTTAGCGGGTGCGCGATCGCAGTCTCCCACGATCGTTACTTTCTCGACCGCACGGTAGATAAAATCTTTGCCTTAGAAGAGGGTGGCAACCTGCGTGAATATCCTGGTAACTACTCAATTTATCTAGACATCAAGAAAGCAGAGGAAGAAGCATCAACCAAGGTTGAGGAAACCAAAAAGGAAGCGGCTCCTAAAGTTAGTTGGAAACAAGAAAATCCAAACAATCCTCGCAAACTTTCCTCGAAAGAAAAGCGCGAATTTGAGACGCTGGAAGGCAAGATTGCCCAGCTAGAAGCGGAGAAAGCCGCAGCGGAAAAAGCACTATACAATGTTGCTCCTGGGGAAGTCGCTAAGGTGCGCCAATTATACGAGCAAGTGGAAACTTTGACTAAGGCAATTGATGCCGCAACTGAGCGCTGGATGGAATTAGCTGAAATTGCATCTTGACAGAACAGGAGATTGATATGACTGCTGTAACCCTAAAATTAGGATCGGTTTTGCAATTAACTGACGATCAGTTTTACGAACTGTGTCAGGCAAACCGCGATTTGAGACTTGAACGCACGGCTAAGGGAGAACTAATCATCATGCCACCGACAGGCGGGGAAACAGGCAACCGTAATATTGAAATTGCCTTTCAGGTACAGGCTTGGAGCCGCCAGAACGATTTAGGAATTGCTTTTGATTCTTCCACTGGTTTCAAGCTACCGAATGGTGGAGAACGTTCTCCTGATGCTAGTTGGGTGCGGCGCGATCGCTGGGATGCTTTGAGTGCAGAACAAAAAGGAAAATTCCCCCCATTATGCCCCGATTTTGTAGTCGAATTGCGAAGCGAAACTGATTCGCTAAAAGTCCTGAGAGTCAAAATGCAAGACTATATCGATAATGGCGCTCGATTAGGTTGGCTGATTGACCCCAAAAAGCGAAAGGTTGAAATCTACCGCGTCGGAAGGGAAGTTGAAATATTAGAGAACCCAGAAACTCTATCAGGAGAAGATGTATTACCGGGTTTTGTACTTAACTTGAACTCAATTTTTGGCAACACCTAAAGCCACTCAATGCTGCGTCAATACTTTGCAACTAGCCTCGCTCAATAAATAGAAAATATATTGTTTGAGGCTAGCGATCGCAGTATTTACCCGCATATAGCCTGCGATCGCACTAGGCAATCAAATCAATCCTGCTTCTTCAAAAATCTGTCTCGCTGTTAGTTCCAAACCATGAAGCAGCGTATCTGAAATGGGCATATCAGAAGTGCATATTTGACTGTAACCATCTGGAAAAAATATCCTGATATTCATAGTTTCAGGATTTACAACCCAGACTCTTGAAATACCAGCGTCAAAATAGTCCTTAGCTTTATCTTCAAATTCTTTTATAGTTTGGTCGGGAGAAATAATTTCAATAACCAGTTCAGGAGGCACAGGACAGGCATCATTAAGATTCCAACTTGTTGGTAGGCGTTCATAAGATATGTATGTTATGTCGGGCACGGGTGCCCAGTCCTGATTTTGACGCTTTAAAGTAATCGCCCATTCCAAGCGTACTCGACCTCTTTGCCTAGACCATCGTGTGAGTAAGCTAGTCAGCGCAAAAGTCAACATGGAGTGAAATTGTTTTGGAGACACTTTAGCTACTGCTTTACCATCAACAAATTCATAATTTACATCACCTTCTGGTAAGGCTAGAAATTCTTCTAATGTGAGTTTAGTTCCTGTTTTCGCCATGATTGATTTAAGTGGTAACTAATAGCACAATGTTAGGCGACAAAAGCATTAAAAGATGCATCCCCTACTAATACAGTTCATACTTCAGCAAAGTACACTGCAAAGAACCGTTATAAACAGGAATGCGGCGAGAGGTTTTGAGTCCTACTTTTTTCGCCAGTTCTTTGTTTCCTGTCAAAATAAATGCATTCCAACCTTTGAAGCGTTGTTTGAAAACATCACCGAGCATTTTGTAGAGTTCGCCCAGTTCTCTTGCATCCCCCAACCGCTCTCCGTAGGGAGGGTTGCAAATAAGCACGCCTCTATCTGTTGGAGCTTCTAGCTGAGATAATTCGGTTTGAGTAAATGTTATCTGATCTTCAAGTCCACATCGTTGGGCATTAATGCGAGCTTGGTTTAAAATATCCCCGTCGCGATCGCTGCCCCAAATCGGTGATTTCAAATATAATGCTTCCGCTTTTTCAGCTTCCGCCCATATCTCGTCCCACAACTTTTCATCAAAGTCGAGCCAACTGAAAAAACCAAATTTTTCGCGAAATAATCCTGGTGCAATATTCAAAGCTTTTAAACCCGCTTCTAAAGGCAGGGTTCCAGAGCCGCATAAAGGGTCTAAAAAGGGAAAACTCTCATCCCACTCTGCCATGTCCAGGATAGCAGCCGCCAAAGTCTCCTTAAGGGGAGCCAGTCCCATCGCTGGTCGATATCCCCGGCGGTGCAAGCTCCCACCAGAACTGTCCAGACTTAAAATGCAACGGTCTTGATGAATGTGAACGTTAATCCGCACATCAGGATTGTCAGTATCAACGCTAGACCTCTGACCTGATTTGTCGCGCTGTTGGTCTACAATGGCGTTTTTAACCTGTAAAGCGGTGAAGTGGGTATGGTTAAGTTTTTGATTGCCCCCCGTGCAATCCACAGCCAAAGTATTGTCGGGGTGTAAATAGTCATCCCAGGAAATTTTTTGCACCTCCCGGTAGAGCATATCGGCGTTAGAACAGGCAAATTCACGTAGGGGGACTAGCACTCTAAAAATTGTCCGCGCCCAAAGATTTACGCGGTAAAGCAAAGCTTTATCGCCAACAAAATGCACGCCAGTGAAATCAGGACTGACTTCCTGTGCCCCTAATCGTTCGAGTTCAGCAGCGGCGATATGCTCTAGACCGCGAGCAACTGTGGCAAAGTATTGGTTCATAATAAGTATCCTTATCTAGTTAATATCTAGTGCTTTTGAGTTATACAATGATTTTTGTCAAAATTTAGCTTTAATTCAACAAACCAATGACAGACTTATACGAAGTTACCATAAACATAAATACTGCTCTAGTAGCGTCGCCGTCCTAGTGCCGCTAAGAAAATCGCACTTATGAAATTTGATAAAGTTAATATAAAGCGTTTTTGCTTTAATATAGTTTGGCTGTCCATTACTGCCAGCAACAAAAACTGTCAATCCATCGGATAACAAGGAGATAAACATGACTCGCGCCATAATGGAAACCGAAAAAGGCACAATCAACTTAGAACTGTTTGATAAGGATGCACCAAAGACCGTACAAAATTTTGTAGACTTAGCTGAAAAAGGCTTTTATGACGGTCTTACTTTTCACCGAGTCATCAATGACTTTATGATTCAAGGTGGTTGTCCTTTGGGAACAGGAACGGGTGGCCCTGGCTATAAAATCAAATGTGAACTTAACCAAAATAAACATTTGGCAGGCACTTTATCAATGGCCCATGCTGGTCGCGATACTGGTGGTAGTCAGTTCTTTATTTGCCACTCTCCTCAGCCTCATTTAGACGGACAGCACACGACCTTTGGCAAAACTGAAGACATGAATGTAGTCAATGCTATCCGCAAGGGTGACAAGATTCTTTCTGTCAAAATTCAAAAATAGCGCCTAGTACGCCCTCACTCTAGCGGGCTTGTCGTTCCCTGTAATTACCCAAAAAACCAGGGTTTGGAGAGTCTCTCCCCAAACCCTGGTTGGGGTACTGCTACTTCGCCTACCTACCTCCACATTAAAGATATGTCTGGGTAGTAAAAAACTAATTTTGGCTTCTCACGCCAAAATTTTCTAGATAAAAATTGTGTTTATCAATAAGGTTCTATTGCCCAACAAAACCTACAAAGTTTGAGGGAGATACGAGTAAGTGTAAGCCCTACAGCGTGCGGGAATTTTAATAATTATGCTAAATTCACAAACTCAAGACCTTAACTTAACTTGTAAGCAGTTTCTTGAACAAACTCCACAGCAACGTTTGCTCGTACTCAAAGAAATTGGATTAGCACGCTATGCTGATTTTTTAACTAAAATGCCGCTAACCCCGTCAAACGTAGCCTGTGTAATGAGGTTTTTTAAGGAACCGAGTGAGGTAAAATTTCCTAATCTTAAAAATGCCGATTTATCAGGATTAAATTTAAATGGCGTAAACTTTATTCGCGGCGATCTATCTGGGACAAACTTGAGAGGAAGCAGTTTATTAGAAGCAGACCTCTTATTTGCAAATTTTACAGCAGCAGACTTAAGAGATGCAGACTTGAGGGGCGCAACTCTCAATAAAACTATTTGGTCTAATGCTTTGGTAGATAGAGCGAATTTTGGCGATGGTATTGGGTTGACCAACCAGCAAAACCAAGACTTAAAGATTCGCGGTGCTAGGTTCAGCCATGACTGAGGCAACTTCGCTAAGTTCTGGTTCAACGACATCAAGATGTTGCTCTAAAAGCGCCAAGTTCCTGATGTTAGATTTATAGTATGCATCGAACAAGTCACCCACCAGAGGTATTGTACCGACTGCGGCTTCTAAGCCGATGTTGAATATCATTTTAGTGATAACTTCACGCGGTAAGTTAAAGCGTGCAGCTAGATAGATAATGTAAGCAGAAAAGGCTGTAGCTACTACATCCCCCGCACCTGGTACCAAACCCATAATGGGGTCTAAGCCGATGCGAAAGGGCGTGCCTGGGATGCGGATGGCATTATCCATCAGGCGGCTGAGTTTGCGGATGCGATCGAGGGTGGCGAGGCGTTCAAGAGTATTCATAGTTTCGATGATGCCACGATAGGCAAGCTTCGTCTTGTACCGCCAGAAGGAAAATTAGACATCGCAAATCTTCCAAAAGTTAGTGCCAATATCGGTAATGTTGCTTTATTGGCTGACACAAGCTAGTAGAGTTGCTGTTTGGCTGAGTTATACTTAGCAGGAATTAAACTAATCAATCAGGGATTGTATGAAGCTGCCGAAAAGATTGATGCTGATGGGGTCAGGAGAACTAGGAAAAGAATTTGCGATCGCTGCTAAACGTCTTGGCAACTATGTTATTGCTGTTGACCGCTACGCTAATGCTCCAGCAATGCAAGTTTCTGATGCTTTTGAAGTAATTTCTATGCTGAGTGCTGACGATTTGGAAAGAGTCGTCGAAAAACATCAGCCCGATATTATAATACCTGAAATTGAAGCAATTAGAACAGAGAAACTGCTTGAATTTGAGGAGCGAGGGATTACAGTAATTCCCACTGCGATCGCTACAGACTACACGATGAATCGAGACAGAATTCGGGAACTAGCTCATCAGCAGTTAGGCATAAGAACTGCTAACTATGCATATGCTACAACGCTGGAGGAAATGATTAAAGTTTCCAATAAAATTGGCTTCCCCAATGTTGTAAAACCAGTTATGTCATCTTCTGGTAAGGGCCAGTCTGTGGTAAATTTTCAGGATGAAGTTGAAAGAGCGTGGAAGTACGCGATAGAGGGTTCCAGAGGCGATACTAAAAAAATTATTGTTGAAGAGTTTATAAATTTTGAAATAGAAATTACCTTACTAACAATTAAACAGTGGGATGCACCTACAATTTTTTGTCCTCCCATCGGGCATCGTCAAGAAAGAGGAGATTATCAAGAATCATGGCAACCCATTGCAATACCAGAAAAGCTACTATTAGAAGCACAAGCGATCGCGCAAAAAGTTACCGATGCTTTGGGTGGAGCTGGAATCTTTGGCGTTGAATTTTTTGTCACAGAAGATGAAATGATTTTCTCAGAGCTTTCCCCCAGACCTCACGATACTGGAATGGTGACATTAATATCTCAGAACCTTAATGAATTTGAACTTCATCTGAGAGCGGTTCTAGGTTTACCAATACCCAATATAGAACAACTTGGTCCTTCAGCCAGTGCAGTAATTTTAGCCAACACGCATTCTAACGCGATCGCTTTTGAAGGTGTAGCCGATGCTTTGTCAGAAAAAAATGTAGATATCCGGCTATTTGGCAAACCTGATTCGCGTCCTTTTCGCAGAATGGGAGTAGCTTTAGCTAAAGGGGAAAACGTGCAAGAAGCGCGTGACAAAGCAACCTCAGCAGCAAACAAAATAAAGATTGTCAATCAGTAGTAACCCGGCAGTGCCGGACTACAAAATACTGCTATATCGCTAAATTAAAACCCGGGGGCGAGATATTCAAAATTACCTTCACCCACACTCTTATTAAGAGTATCTAAAATTCGGCGCGGATTGTCATAGGGGCCGCTGATATAAAATGGCTTGCCATTGCGTCCGCATTTAATTTTAGTTTCACCATTCCACTCGCCTAAATGAGCGCGGGAATTCTCGAAATCACGGTGAGGATTAAATCCCAATTTAGCCGCATAATCCACTGCGCTAAAAACAATAGCTTGCGCTTGTTCCAAAGTTATTTTTTGCGTACCTTCAGGAAAGCCGCGATAGGCAGACTCGATTAGTTGTTCGTACTCTAATTTATCCACTTTGCGGGGGCCAAGAGTATCTTTTACACCCAAGCACCACATATCTAAGAGGTAAGTACAAACGGAGAAGCGGTTGTAACTAATTTGCCTAGCTACTGAAACCATCGCTAGACCATTATCCAACTCACCTGCTGAATTTTCATCTGGTTTTAGCAACTGTCCCAAGAAGTTAGCAGCGCCATCGCTTTTCAGAAATTTATAGGCACAGTCCGCATTTACAAAACATTCTGCCACCGGATCTAATTCGCCTGTAGCAGCACGAGTAATTGCTAATTGCTGCGCTTCTTGTTTGATTACCGCTGTAACTTCAGCTACCCTCAATCCCAGCTTTCGCGCAATTTGCTTTGGTGTCAAATTTTGAGATCGTAACTTGGCAATTTCTTGTTGTTGTTCTGGCGTCATAAATTTTTCCTAGTAACTTTATTTGAGAATACAATGCAAGTAAACTGGAAACAATGGCGAGCGCATTATATTTCTCCCAGTTCAGCAAGATTGCTGAACGAGCATAAATTGTAACAAGAGGCACAATGGTAAGAACTAGAATTATTATGTAGTCCAGGATTGATTATGAGTAAAATAATGAACGAGCAGACGCGATCGCGTACCAGGCAAAATAAAGACCAAGCGGTGCATCCGCTGAAGCGTCTGCTAAA
The window above is part of the Microcoleus sp. FACHB-831 genome. Proteins encoded here:
- a CDS encoding Uma2 family endonuclease; translation: MTAVTLKLGSVLQLTDDQFYELCQANRDLRLERTAKGELIIMPPTGGETGNRNIEIAFQVQAWSRQNDLGIAFDSSTGFKLPNGGERSPDASWVRRDRWDALSAEQKGKFPPLCPDFVVELRSETDSLKVLRVKMQDYIDNGARLGWLIDPKKRKVEIYRVGREVEILENPETLSGEDVLPGFVLNLNSIFGNT
- a CDS encoding Uma2 family endonuclease; this encodes MAKTGTKLTLEEFLALPEGDVNYEFVDGKAVAKVSPKQFHSMLTFALTSLLTRWSRQRGRVRLEWAITLKRQNQDWAPVPDITYISYERLPTSWNLNDACPVPPELVIEIISPDQTIKEFEDKAKDYFDAGISRVWVVNPETMNIRIFFPDGYSQICTSDMPISDTLLHGLELTARQIFEEAGLI
- a CDS encoding class I SAM-dependent RNA methyltransferase, with translation MNQYFATVARGLEHIAAAELERLGAQEVSPDFTGVHFVGDKALLYRVNLWARTIFRVLVPLREFACSNADMLYREVQKISWDDYLHPDNTLAVDCTGGNQKLNHTHFTALQVKNAIVDQQRDKSGQRSSVDTDNPDVRINVHIHQDRCILSLDSSGGSLHRRGYRPAMGLAPLKETLAAAILDMAEWDESFPFLDPLCGSGTLPLEAGLKALNIAPGLFREKFGFFSWLDFDEKLWDEIWAEAEKAEALYLKSPIWGSDRDGDILNQARINAQRCGLEDQITFTQTELSQLEAPTDRGVLICNPPYGERLGDARELGELYKMLGDVFKQRFKGWNAFILTGNKELAKKVGLKTSRRIPVYNGSLQCTLLKYELY
- a CDS encoding peptidylprolyl isomerase; protein product: MTRAIMETEKGTINLELFDKDAPKTVQNFVDLAEKGFYDGLTFHRVINDFMIQGGCPLGTGTGGPGYKIKCELNQNKHLAGTLSMAHAGRDTGGSQFFICHSPQPHLDGQHTTFGKTEDMNVVNAIRKGDKILSVKIQK
- a CDS encoding pentapeptide repeat-containing protein, with amino-acid sequence MLNSQTQDLNLTCKQFLEQTPQQRLLVLKEIGLARYADFLTKMPLTPSNVACVMRFFKEPSEVKFPNLKNADLSGLNLNGVNFIRGDLSGTNLRGSSLLEADLLFANFTAADLRDADLRGATLNKTIWSNALVDRANFGDGIGLTNQQNQDLKIRGARFSHD
- a CDS encoding DUF4112 domain-containing protein, producing MNTLERLATLDRIRKLSRLMDNAIRIPGTPFRIGLDPIMGLVPGAGDVVATAFSAYIIYLAARFNLPREVITKMIFNIGLEAAVGTIPLVGDLFDAYYKSNIRNLALLEQHLDVVEPELSEVASVMAEPSTANL
- the purT gene encoding formate-dependent phosphoribosylglycinamide formyltransferase, whose protein sequence is MKLPKRLMLMGSGELGKEFAIAAKRLGNYVIAVDRYANAPAMQVSDAFEVISMLSADDLERVVEKHQPDIIIPEIEAIRTEKLLEFEERGITVIPTAIATDYTMNRDRIRELAHQQLGIRTANYAYATTLEEMIKVSNKIGFPNVVKPVMSSSGKGQSVVNFQDEVERAWKYAIEGSRGDTKKIIVEEFINFEIEITLLTIKQWDAPTIFCPPIGHRQERGDYQESWQPIAIPEKLLLEAQAIAQKVTDALGGAGIFGVEFFVTEDEMIFSELSPRPHDTGMVTLISQNLNEFELHLRAVLGLPIPNIEQLGPSASAVILANTHSNAIAFEGVADALSEKNVDIRLFGKPDSRPFRRMGVALAKGENVQEARDKATSAANKIKIVNQ
- a CDS encoding DNA-binding response regulator — encoded protein: MTPEQQQEIAKLRSQNLTPKQIARKLGLRVAEVTAVIKQEAQQLAITRAATGELDPVAECFVNADCAYKFLKSDGAANFLGQLLKPDENSAGELDNGLAMVSVARQISYNRFSVCTYLLDMWCLGVKDTLGPRKVDKLEYEQLIESAYRGFPEGTQKITLEQAQAIVFSAVDYAAKLGFNPHRDFENSRAHLGEWNGETKIKCGRNGKPFYISGPYDNPRRILDTLNKSVGEGNFEYLAPGF